A genomic window from Candidatus Omnitrophota bacterium includes:
- a CDS encoding efflux RND transporter permease subunit encodes SPLILATLTVIAAILPMAFVRGLMGPYMRPIPIGASAAMVFSMIVAFVATPWAAYKILGYAHRKGKLKGHGHGEKEDFLTRSYRSYMGPLIRRASVRRIFYCVLVLLLFGSVALVPAKRVLLKMLPFDNKNEFQVILNMPEGTPIDRTRAVIEEMAYYVREVPEVSDIEIYVGAAAPYNFNGLVRHYFLRNRPHMADLQVNLEDRHHRKRQSHAIAESIRPKLQEIAKRAGAHVQVAEVPPGPPVLSTLVLEIYGPNQQGQEELSGKIEALLGRTPGITDIDTYVEADQDLVRLQVDSEKASLNGIPMAYVARTVATALKGEVAGLARLPGEYEPVEILVRLPQDKRRDLKGLEGIQLLSRYGQMIPLPDLVKPEKRSQDHSIYHKNLMRTSYVIADVTDQVGSPVYALVGLRKELDKIQLPASDEGQKKLVQYFTRQPDSSREWAVKWDGEWHITYEVFRDLGLAFAAVLILIYALVVGWFKSFKTPVIVMAPIPLSLVGILPAHWLSGVFFTATSMIGLIAGAGIVVRNSIILVDFIELRLKEGMPLEEAVIDAGAVRFRPMLLTASAVVVGASVILFDPIFQGLAIALIAGEVAATILSRTAVPVLYYSMYRKHRCQAPVPGTGA; translated from the coding sequence GCAGCCCCCTCATTCTGGCCACACTCACGGTGATCGCCGCGATTCTTCCGATGGCCTTTGTGCGCGGGTTAATGGGACCCTACATGCGGCCGATCCCTATTGGGGCGAGCGCGGCCATGGTTTTTTCCATGATTGTGGCCTTTGTAGCCACTCCGTGGGCTGCGTATAAAATTTTGGGTTATGCGCACCGCAAGGGCAAGCTCAAGGGCCACGGCCACGGTGAGAAGGAAGATTTTTTGACGCGCTCCTATCGCTCCTATATGGGGCCTTTGATTCGGCGCGCTTCCGTGCGCCGGATTTTTTATTGCGTGCTCGTCTTGTTGTTGTTCGGCTCCGTTGCGCTTGTGCCGGCCAAGCGGGTTCTCCTCAAGATGTTGCCTTTTGACAATAAGAACGAGTTTCAGGTGATCCTGAATATGCCCGAAGGCACGCCAATCGACCGGACACGCGCAGTGATTGAAGAAATGGCCTACTATGTGCGCGAGGTGCCGGAGGTGTCCGACATCGAGATTTATGTGGGCGCGGCCGCTCCGTACAACTTCAACGGGTTGGTCCGCCACTATTTTCTGAGAAACCGGCCGCACATGGCAGACCTGCAAGTGAACCTGGAGGACCGTCATCACCGAAAACGGCAGAGCCATGCGATTGCCGAGAGCATACGCCCCAAGCTGCAGGAGATTGCCAAACGTGCGGGAGCCCATGTGCAGGTGGCGGAGGTGCCGCCCGGGCCGCCGGTGCTTTCCACCCTGGTGTTGGAGATCTATGGCCCGAACCAGCAGGGACAGGAGGAGCTCTCCGGGAAGATCGAAGCACTTCTGGGCCGCACACCCGGCATCACGGACATCGATACTTATGTGGAGGCCGATCAAGATCTGGTGCGTTTGCAGGTCGACAGCGAAAAGGCCTCATTGAACGGGATCCCCATGGCCTATGTGGCGCGCACCGTCGCAACCGCCTTGAAGGGCGAAGTCGCGGGTTTGGCCCGGTTGCCTGGTGAATATGAGCCTGTGGAAATCCTTGTACGTTTGCCGCAGGACAAACGCAGAGACCTGAAAGGGCTGGAGGGCATTCAGCTTCTTTCAAGATACGGGCAAATGATTCCGCTGCCGGATTTAGTGAAGCCGGAAAAACGGAGCCAGGATCATTCCATCTATCACAAGAATCTCATGCGCACGAGCTATGTGATTGCGGATGTCACGGACCAAGTGGGTTCGCCTGTGTATGCGCTCGTGGGTTTGCGCAAGGAACTGGATAAGATCCAGTTGCCTGCTTCGGATGAGGGTCAGAAAAAGCTGGTGCAGTACTTCACCCGCCAGCCGGATTCCAGCAGGGAATGGGCTGTTAAGTGGGACGGCGAGTGGCACATTACCTACGAGGTCTTCCGTGATTTGGGCCTGGCCTTTGCAGCGGTGCTTATCTTGATCTATGCCTTGGTCGTGGGTTGGTTTAAATCCTTCAAGACCCCGGTCATCGTGATGGCGCCGATTCCGCTTTCCCTGGTGGGAATCCTGCCCGCGCATTGGCTGAGCGGGGTTTTCTTCACCGCCACTTCCATGATTGGGTTGATCGCCGGCGCCGGGATTGTGGTGCGAAACTCCATTATTTTGGTCGATTTTATTGAATTGCGGCTCAAGGAGGGGATGCCCTTGGAAGAGGCCGTGATCGATGCCGGGGCTGTGCGCTTCAGGCCCATGCTCTTGACAGCTTCGGCCGTGGTCGTGGGCGCCTCCGTTATTCTTTTTGACCCGATATTCCAGGGCTTGGCCATTGCGCTCATCGCCGGAGAAGTGGCCGCCACGATTCTGTCCCGTACCGCCGTACCGGTTCTGTACTACAGCATGTACCGGAAGCACCGGTGCCAGGCACCAGTGCCAGGCACCGGTGCCTGA
- a CDS encoding DUF2892 domain-containing protein produces MKMERWIRLIAGSFVIISLILSQTVSEWWLLFTAFVGVNLFQSALTNLCLMEKLLGKMGVQK; encoded by the coding sequence ATGAAAATGGAACGATGGATCCGGCTCATTGCCGGGAGCTTTGTGATCATTAGCTTGATTCTCTCTCAGACCGTGAGCGAATGGTGGCTGCTCTTCACCGCCTTTGTGGGAGTCAATCTCTTTCAAAGCGCCTTAACGAACTTGTGCTTGATGGAGAAGCTTTTGGGCAAAATGGGCGTACAAAAATAG
- a CDS encoding DUF1573 domain-containing protein has product MCRLRPLFLIPVCLLLFAGITDALAFRVAKAPRAMCEQPYYEFGEVPNTQTIENVFVVRNTGTATLEIRGIWTSCTCTDVEWEGEAVEPGGEIEILGRLVLHGREGKLLKEIFVETNDPQQQTLTLGFTGIALREVYVEPEAIFFGSVPQGATASAPVSIRTKKGTPYHIVSAVSTDPSFEAEVDSPERMAVHAIQIQLKAGGQPGKRQGRIKIRTDLMKIQEVEIPVSVRVMDDLLVEPREIVLDALSSGPSTHYLVLRRGRPKPFEVLKVETPDPQIEVNITPMGEDGYRIRLDNVYPMPSSDAIPLRIRTNIPGNEVIEVPFRITTIQKVE; this is encoded by the coding sequence ATGTGCCGTCTCCGACCTCTCTTTCTGATCCCTGTCTGTTTGTTGTTGTTTGCCGGTATTACAGATGCGCTTGCCTTTCGCGTGGCCAAAGCGCCGCGCGCAATGTGCGAGCAGCCCTACTATGAATTCGGTGAAGTCCCGAACACCCAAACCATTGAAAACGTCTTTGTGGTCCGTAACACGGGCACGGCCACTTTGGAAATCCGCGGCATCTGGACCTCTTGTACGTGTACGGATGTGGAGTGGGAGGGGGAGGCCGTAGAACCCGGAGGGGAAATTGAGATCCTCGGGCGCCTTGTTTTGCACGGCCGTGAAGGCAAGCTGCTTAAAGAAATTTTTGTGGAAACCAACGACCCGCAGCAGCAAACCCTCACCTTGGGCTTTACGGGCATCGCGCTGCGCGAGGTTTACGTGGAACCCGAGGCAATCTTTTTCGGCAGCGTTCCCCAGGGCGCTACAGCCAGCGCCCCAGTGAGTATCCGCACCAAAAAGGGAACGCCGTACCACATTGTAAGTGCCGTCTCCACCGACCCCAGCTTTGAAGCGGAGGTGGATTCTCCTGAGCGCATGGCGGTGCACGCGATTCAGATTCAGTTGAAAGCCGGCGGGCAACCCGGGAAAAGACAGGGGCGCATCAAAATACGTACGGACTTGATGAAGATCCAGGAGGTCGAGATCCCCGTGTCTGTTCGCGTTATGGACGACCTGCTGGTGGAACCCCGCGAAATTGTGCTGGATGCGCTGTCTTCCGGTCCCTCCACCCATTACTTGGTGCTTCGCCGCGGCCGGCCCAAGCCCTTTGAGGTCCTTAAAGTGGAAACCCCGGATCCGCAGATTGAGGTGAATATCACCCCCATGGGCGAGGACGGATACCGGATTCGCCTGGACAATGTGTACCCCATGCCATCCTCGGACGCGATCCCGTTGCGCATCCGAACCAATATCCCCGGCAATGAAGTGATCGAAGTGCCGTTTCGAATCACGACGATTCAGAAGGTTGAATGA